Proteins encoded by one window of Streptomyces sp. NBC_01571:
- the leuC gene encoding 3-isopropylmalate dehydratase large subunit yields MGRTLAEKVWDDHVVRRAEGEPDLLFIDLHLLHEVTSPQAFDGLRQAGRPVRRLDLTIATEDHNTPTLDIDKPIADPVSRVQLETLRKNAAEFGVRLHSLGDVEQGVVHVVGPQLGLTQPGTTVVCGDSHTSTHGAFGALAFGIGTSQVEHVLATQTLPLARPKTMAITVDGELPEGVTAKDLILAIIARIGTGGGQGYILEYRGSAIEKLSMEARMTICNMSIEAGARAGMIAPDETTFAYLRGRAHAPEGEDWDAAVAYWKTLKTDEDAVFDAEVVIDGPSLAPFVTWGTNPGQGAPLSASVPDPASYEDASDRLAAEKALEYMGLTAGQPLRDIEVDTVFVGSCTNGRIEDLRAAAAIVEGRKVAEGVRMLVVPGSARVGLQAVSEGLDVVFKEAGAEWRHAGCSMCLGMNPDQLAPGERSASTSNRNFEGRQGKGGRTHLVSPQVAAATAVLGHLASPADLSDARTPAGVR; encoded by the coding sequence ATGGGTAGGACACTCGCGGAGAAGGTCTGGGACGACCATGTCGTCCGGCGCGCCGAGGGCGAGCCCGACCTCCTCTTCATCGATCTGCACCTGCTGCACGAGGTGACCAGCCCCCAGGCCTTCGACGGCCTGCGTCAGGCGGGACGCCCCGTGCGCCGTCTCGACCTCACCATCGCCACCGAGGATCACAACACCCCGACCCTCGACATCGACAAGCCCATCGCGGACCCGGTCTCCCGGGTCCAGCTGGAGACGCTGCGCAAGAACGCGGCCGAGTTCGGTGTGCGCCTGCACTCCCTGGGCGACGTCGAGCAGGGTGTCGTCCACGTCGTGGGACCGCAGCTGGGCCTGACCCAGCCGGGCACCACCGTGGTCTGCGGCGACTCGCACACCTCCACGCACGGCGCCTTCGGCGCGCTGGCGTTCGGCATCGGCACCTCGCAGGTCGAGCACGTGCTGGCCACCCAGACGCTGCCGCTGGCCCGCCCCAAGACCATGGCCATCACGGTCGACGGCGAACTGCCCGAGGGCGTCACCGCCAAGGACCTGATCCTGGCGATCATCGCCCGGATCGGCACCGGCGGCGGCCAGGGCTACATCCTGGAATACCGCGGCTCCGCCATCGAGAAGCTCTCGATGGAGGCCCGGATGACCATCTGCAACATGTCGATCGAGGCCGGCGCCCGCGCGGGCATGATCGCCCCCGACGAGACGACCTTCGCCTACCTGCGGGGACGCGCCCACGCGCCCGAGGGCGAGGACTGGGACGCGGCGGTCGCGTACTGGAAGACGCTGAAGACGGACGAGGACGCGGTCTTCGACGCCGAGGTCGTCATCGACGGTCCCTCGCTGGCCCCGTTCGTCACCTGGGGAACCAACCCCGGTCAGGGCGCGCCGCTTTCGGCGTCCGTCCCCGACCCGGCTTCGTACGAAGACGCTTCGGACCGCCTGGCCGCCGAAAAGGCCCTGGAATACATGGGGTTGACCGCCGGACAGCCGCTGCGCGACATCGAGGTCGACACCGTCTTCGTAGGTTCGTGCACCAACGGTCGCATCGAGGACCTGCGGGCCGCCGCCGCGATCGTCGAGGGCCGCAAAGTCGCCGAGGGCGTACGGATGCTGGTGGTCCCCGGCTCGGCGCGGGTCGGTCTGCAGGCCGTCTCCGAGGGCCTGGACGTGGTCTTCAAGGAGGCCGGCGCCGAATGGCGGCACGCGGGCTGCTCGATGTGTCTGGGCATGAACCCCGACCAGCTGGCCCCCGGTGAGCGCTCCGCGTCCACCTCCAACCGCAACTTCGAGGGCAGGCAGGGCAAGGGCGGCCGTACGCACCTGGTCTCCCCGCAGGTCGCCGCCGCCACCGCCGTGCTGGGCCATCTGGCCTCCCCGGCCGACCTGTCCGACGCCCGTACGCCCGCTGGAGTCCGATAA